The following proteins are encoded in a genomic region of Hoeflea phototrophica DFL-43:
- a CDS encoding FMN-binding glutamate synthase family protein, whose product MSYNIPPTPPRKSATFDDATMAEIRRAAATGIYDIRGGGTKRKVPHLDDLLFLGASISRYPLEGYRETCDTSVVLGTRHAKKPIHLKIPITIAGMSFGALSGNAKEALGRGATIAGTSTTTGDGGMTNEERGHSELLVYQYLPSRYGMNLKDLRRADAIEIVVGQGAKPGGGGMLLGQKISDRVAEMRNLPKGIDQRSACRHPDWTGPDDLEIKILELREITNWEKPIYVKIGGSRPYYDTALAVKSGADVIVLDGMQGGTAATQDVFIEHVGMPTLACIRPAVQALQELGMHRKVQLVISGGIRSGADVAKALALGADAVSIGTAAMVALGDNDPKWEAEYQALGSTAGAYDDWHEGKDPAGITTQDPELAARLDPVAAGRRLANYLKVMTLEAQTIARACGKSHLHNLEPEDLVALTMEAAAMAQVPLAGTNWYPGKAGF is encoded by the coding sequence ATGAGCTACAACATTCCCCCCACCCCTCCGCGCAAGTCGGCGACCTTCGACGACGCAACGATGGCCGAGATTAGGCGCGCCGCAGCCACCGGCATTTACGATATCCGTGGCGGCGGCACCAAGCGCAAGGTCCCGCATCTTGATGACCTCTTGTTCCTTGGGGCCTCGATTTCACGCTACCCGCTCGAAGGTTACCGCGAGACCTGTGACACCTCCGTGGTGCTCGGCACCCGCCATGCCAAGAAACCGATACATCTGAAAATCCCGATTACCATTGCCGGCATGAGCTTTGGGGCGCTGTCCGGCAATGCCAAGGAAGCGCTCGGCCGGGGTGCCACGATTGCCGGCACCTCGACGACCACTGGCGATGGCGGCATGACCAATGAAGAGCGCGGTCACAGCGAGTTGCTGGTCTATCAGTACCTGCCATCGCGCTACGGGATGAACTTGAAGGATCTGCGCCGCGCCGATGCCATCGAGATCGTCGTCGGCCAGGGCGCAAAGCCTGGCGGCGGCGGTATGTTGCTGGGACAGAAGATTTCCGACCGCGTGGCCGAGATGCGCAATCTGCCCAAGGGCATCGATCAGCGTTCGGCCTGCCGTCACCCCGACTGGACCGGCCCGGACGATCTGGAAATCAAGATCCTGGAACTGCGCGAAATCACCAACTGGGAAAAGCCGATCTACGTCAAGATTGGCGGCTCCCGGCCCTATTATGACACCGCGCTGGCGGTAAAATCCGGTGCGGATGTCATCGTACTTGATGGTATGCAGGGCGGCACTGCAGCGACGCAGGATGTGTTTATCGAGCATGTCGGCATGCCCACGCTCGCCTGCATCCGCCCCGCGGTTCAGGCTCTTCAGGAACTCGGCATGCACCGCAAGGTGCAGCTTGTTATCTCAGGTGGTATCCGGTCCGGCGCAGACGTTGCGAAAGCTCTGGCACTGGGTGCAGACGCTGTGTCGATCGGCACGGCGGCAATGGTGGCGCTTGGCGACAATGATCCGAAATGGGAAGCCGAGTATCAGGCACTGGGCAGCACCGCCGGAGCCTATGATGACTGGCATGAAGGCAAGGACCCGGCCGGCATAACCACGCAGGACCCGGAGCTTGCCGCACGGCTCGATCCGGTTGCCGCCGGTCGCCGTCTGGCGAATTACCTCAAGGTGATGACGCTGGAGGCCCAGACCATCGCGCGGGCCTGCGGCAAGAGCCATCTGCACAATCTGGAGCCGGAAGACCTGGTGGCGCTGACAATGGAAGCCGCCGCAATGGCGCAAGTGCCGCTTGCCGGAACCAACTGGTATCCCGGCAAGGCAGGGTTTTAA
- the glnT gene encoding type III glutamate--ammonia ligase, giving the protein MTLDLAAFAAEKGVKYFMISFTDLFGGQRAKLVPAQAIAEMQEEGAGFAGFATWLDLTPAHPDLFAIPDASSVIQLPWKKDVAWVAADCVMEDKPVEQAPRVILKKLIAEAAEAGLRVKTGVEPEFFLISPDGSEISDSFDTAEKPCYDQQAVMRRYDVIAEICDYMLEMGWKPYQNDHEDANGQFEMNWEYDDALRTADKHSFFKFMVKSVAEKHGLRATFMPKPFKGLTGNGCHAHISVWDMDGKVNAFADDALPFGLSEQGRTFLGGIMKHASALAAVTNPTVNSYKRINAPRTLSGATWAPNTVTWTGNNRTHMVRVPGPGRFELRLPDGAVNPYLLQSVIIAAGLSGLRSKADPGRHYDIDMYREGHTVTDAPKLPLNLLDALREFESDSGLQVALGTEFSKAYVKLKTDEWNSYCSQFSAWEHQTTLDV; this is encoded by the coding sequence GTGACACTGGACCTCGCTGCATTCGCGGCCGAAAAGGGCGTGAAATACTTCATGATCAGCTTCACAGACCTGTTTGGCGGACAACGCGCCAAGCTGGTTCCGGCACAGGCGATTGCCGAGATGCAGGAAGAAGGCGCGGGTTTTGCGGGTTTTGCAACCTGGCTCGACCTCACACCCGCGCATCCGGATCTGTTTGCCATTCCCGACGCGTCATCGGTCATTCAGCTCCCCTGGAAGAAAGATGTCGCCTGGGTCGCTGCCGATTGCGTGATGGAAGACAAGCCGGTCGAGCAGGCGCCACGCGTCATCCTCAAGAAGCTGATCGCGGAAGCCGCCGAGGCCGGACTTCGCGTCAAGACCGGTGTCGAGCCGGAATTCTTCCTGATTTCGCCTGACGGTTCGGAGATTTCGGATTCCTTCGATACCGCCGAAAAACCCTGCTACGACCAGCAGGCGGTTATGCGGCGCTATGATGTGATCGCGGAAATCTGCGACTACATGCTGGAAATGGGCTGGAAGCCCTATCAGAACGACCACGAAGACGCGAACGGCCAGTTCGAGATGAACTGGGAGTATGACGACGCGCTCCGGACCGCCGACAAGCATTCCTTTTTCAAGTTCATGGTCAAATCCGTTGCCGAGAAGCACGGGTTGCGCGCCACCTTCATGCCCAAGCCGTTCAAGGGTCTGACGGGCAATGGCTGCCATGCGCATATCTCTGTCTGGGACATGGACGGCAAGGTCAACGCCTTTGCCGATGATGCGCTGCCGTTCGGGCTGTCCGAGCAGGGCCGGACCTTCCTCGGCGGGATCATGAAGCATGCCAGCGCGCTCGCGGCGGTGACCAATCCCACCGTCAACTCCTACAAGCGTATCAATGCGCCCCGAACCCTGTCTGGTGCGACCTGGGCACCAAACACCGTGACCTGGACCGGCAACAACCGCACCCATATGGTGCGCGTGCCGGGTCCGGGCCGCTTCGAGCTCCGCCTGCCCGATGGCGCGGTCAATCCCTACCTGCTGCAGTCCGTGATCATTGCTGCCGGGCTCTCTGGTCTGCGCTCGAAGGCCGATCCCGGTCGTCACTACGACATCGATATGTACCGCGAGGGTCATACGGTCACGGACGCGCCGAAACTGCCGCTCAACCTTCTCGATGCCTTGCGCGAATTCGAAAGCGACAGCGGGCTGCAAGTGGCGCTTGGAACCGAGTTTTCAAAGGCCTATGTGAAACTCAAGACGGACGAATGGAACAGCTACTGCTCCCAGTTCTCGGCGTGGGAGCATCAAACCACACTTGACGTCTGA
- a CDS encoding MBL fold metallo-hydrolase produces the protein MSKAFASQGDLTEKKTSFTEVGEGLWAFTAEGDPNSGVIIGDDSVMIVEAQATPRLANKVIECVRSVTDKPITHLVLTHYHAVRVLGASAYGAQQIIMSEKARAMVAERGQEDWDSEFARFPRLFQGHESIPGLTWPTTTFNGRMAVYLGKRRVDIMQLGRAHTAGDAVIYVPDQNVMFTGDIVEYHSACYCGDGHFHDWPGTLDRIRAWDLDAIAPGRGDALLGREMVNAALDSTADFVRSTYRPAARVALRGGSLKQAWDAVRAECDPKFSDYAIYEHCLPFNVARAYDEALDIDTPRIWTAERDREMWEQLQG, from the coding sequence ATGTCCAAGGCATTTGCGTCGCAAGGTGACCTCACCGAGAAAAAGACCAGCTTCACCGAAGTGGGTGAGGGCCTGTGGGCCTTTACCGCTGAGGGAGACCCAAATTCCGGCGTGATCATCGGCGACGACAGCGTGATGATCGTCGAGGCGCAGGCCACGCCGCGGCTTGCCAACAAGGTGATCGAATGCGTCCGCTCGGTCACCGACAAGCCGATCACACATCTGGTGCTCACCCATTATCATGCCGTGCGCGTGCTCGGTGCTTCGGCCTATGGGGCACAGCAGATCATCATGTCTGAGAAGGCGCGCGCCATGGTCGCCGAACGCGGGCAAGAAGACTGGGACAGCGAGTTCGCACGCTTCCCCCGGCTTTTTCAGGGTCATGAAAGCATTCCCGGCCTGACCTGGCCGACCACTACCTTCAATGGCCGCATGGCGGTGTATCTCGGCAAGCGCCGGGTCGACATCATGCAGCTGGGACGTGCCCATACCGCTGGCGATGCGGTGATCTATGTTCCCGACCAGAACGTCATGTTCACTGGGGACATCGTCGAATACCATTCGGCCTGCTATTGCGGGGACGGTCATTTCCATGACTGGCCCGGTACGCTGGACAGGATACGTGCATGGGATCTCGACGCCATCGCGCCCGGCCGCGGCGACGCGTTGCTGGGACGCGAGATGGTCAATGCAGCCCTCGACAGCACGGCCGATTTTGTTCGGTCTACCTATCGTCCGGCAGCCCGTGTGGCTCTGCGGGGCGGCAGCCTCAAGCAGGCATGGGACGCGGTGCGTGCCGAATGCGACCCGAAGTTCAGCGACTATGCGATCTACGAGCATTGCCTGCCCTTCAATGTCGCGCGCGCCTATGACGAAGCGCTTGATATCGATACCCCGCGCATCTGGACGGCTGAGCGCGACCGGGAGATGTGGGAACAGCTCCAGGGTTAA
- the purU gene encoding formyltetrahydrofolate deformylase, with protein MTTFVLTVSCPSTRGIVAALSGFLAEMGCNIVDSSQFDDLETGKFFMRISCVSEKDATLEKLAERLKPIAEKFSMETGIFDQSDRMKVMLMVSRFGHCLNDILYRWRIGALPIEIVGVVSNHLDYQKVVVNHDIPFHHIPVTKENKPQAEARIMELVDSTGTDLIVLARYMQVLSDKMCTQMSGKIINIHHSFLPSFKGANPYKQAYQRGVKLIGATAHYVTADLDEGPIIEQDVVGVTHAQSPGDYVSLGRDVEARVLSRAIHAHIHRRVFLNGNRTVVFPPSPGSYASERMG; from the coding sequence ATGACGACTTTTGTTCTGACCGTAAGCTGCCCGTCCACCCGTGGCATCGTGGCCGCCCTTTCGGGCTTTCTGGCCGAGATGGGCTGCAACATCGTTGACAGCTCGCAATTCGATGACCTGGAAACCGGCAAGTTCTTTATGCGGATCAGCTGCGTGTCCGAGAAAGATGCGACACTTGAAAAGCTTGCTGAACGGCTGAAACCGATCGCCGAAAAATTCTCGATGGAAACCGGAATCTTCGACCAGTCAGACCGGATGAAGGTGATGCTGATGGTGTCGCGCTTCGGTCATTGCCTCAATGACATTCTTTACCGCTGGCGCATTGGCGCCTTGCCGATCGAGATCGTCGGCGTTGTTTCCAACCACCTCGATTACCAGAAAGTCGTGGTCAATCACGACATTCCGTTTCACCACATCCCGGTGACCAAGGAGAACAAGCCGCAGGCGGAAGCCCGTATCATGGAGCTGGTCGACAGCACCGGCACCGATCTCATAGTGCTGGCGCGCTACATGCAGGTTCTCTCGGACAAAATGTGCACTCAGATGTCGGGCAAGATCATCAACATCCACCATTCGTTTCTACCAAGCTTCAAGGGAGCCAATCCCTACAAGCAGGCCTATCAGCGTGGCGTGAAACTGATTGGCGCAACGGCGCATTACGTCACAGCCGATCTTGATGAGGGCCCGATCATCGAACAGGATGTGGTCGGCGTCACCCATGCGCAAAGTCCCGGCGATTACGTTTCGCTTGGGCGGGATGTGGAGGCGCGGGTTCTTTCGCGCGCCATTCATGCGCATATTCATCGCCGTGTCTTCTTGAACGGCAACCGCACTGTGGTGTTTCCGCCAAGCCCCGGCTCCTATGCCTCCGAACGGATGGGCTGA
- a CDS encoding sarcosine oxidase subunit gamma family protein produces MSDQATGKPVITHRPVLAARKPVIGTGVSIEAIPEGHVIHVLAGKGAENLAPFLAEHAPEQALFAVRAVSPGQWFIVGKKPLSNSESTALISTLEPKADCVDQSHGRVRIRVSGSKVEQMLAKGTAVDLAPTAFPLGHATTTLIGHVAAHITRTDAESFEIIVLRGFAESLWDDFETMGREFI; encoded by the coding sequence ATGTCTGACCAAGCCACGGGCAAGCCAGTCATCACCCACCGTCCGGTTTTGGCAGCCAGGAAACCGGTCATCGGAACCGGGGTGAGCATTGAAGCAATACCTGAGGGGCATGTGATCCACGTGCTCGCAGGGAAGGGCGCGGAAAACCTTGCGCCGTTTCTGGCCGAACACGCGCCGGAGCAGGCATTGTTCGCGGTGCGTGCCGTCTCACCCGGGCAATGGTTCATTGTCGGTAAAAAACCGCTCTCCAATTCCGAGAGCACAGCACTCATCTCCACGCTTGAGCCGAAAGCCGATTGCGTTGATCAAAGCCATGGCCGGGTGCGCATCCGTGTCAGCGGTTCGAAGGTTGAGCAGATGCTTGCGAAGGGCACGGCGGTTGATCTTGCGCCCACCGCCTTTCCATTGGGGCATGCCACCACAACGCTTATCGGCCACGTCGCGGCCCACATTACCCGGACTGATGCCGAGAGTTTTGAGATCATTGTCCTTCGTGGTTTTGCGGAAAGCCTCTGGGACGACTTCGAGACGATGGGCCGCGAATTCATCTGA
- a CDS encoding FAD-dependent oxidoreductase, translating to MLDDRYSLAFKLYPYMRSPDQDAPSPVRHPVVVMGGGPIGIATALDLGLQGIPVVLLDDHEGVGVGSRAICFAKRTLEVAARYGCGDEMLDKGVIWNVGKVFHKDRKVFEFNLLPEDGHRYPAFINLQQPYFEKFLVDRVRAAQAEGAPIDLRGKNRVDAVEVKDDHVVLDITTPDGPYRLEAEWLVGCDGASSPLRKMLDLDFEGRVFQDSFLIADITMTADFPTERWFWFEPSFKDSGASALLHKQPDGVWRIDFQIGWDVDRKEELKKENVRRRLDAMLGPDVEYELVWTSIYTFQCRRMKKFRHGRVIFAGDAAHQVSPFGARGANSGIQDVDNLGWKLGLVLRGHAPESLLDSYDEERIHGADENILNSTRATDFITPKSKASQIFRNAVLDLAAEYPFARPLVNSGRLSVPCIYEGLSLTGADALAGGPARTRPGAPCPDAPLNDGYLLDRLGGGFMVLAINTDAPEGLEVDGIPVRTVQLASADDPTGNLAARYLGAASSAVYLVRPDQHVAARWNSLDDNALATATRRACGKEPA from the coding sequence ATGCTCGACGACCGGTATTCACTGGCATTCAAGCTTTACCCCTATATGCGTTCACCCGATCAGGATGCTCCTTCACCGGTGCGTCATCCCGTGGTGGTGATGGGCGGCGGCCCGATCGGGATCGCCACTGCACTCGACCTGGGGCTGCAAGGAATCCCCGTCGTCCTGCTCGATGATCATGAGGGCGTCGGCGTGGGCAGTCGTGCGATCTGCTTTGCCAAGCGGACGCTGGAAGTCGCCGCGCGCTATGGCTGCGGTGACGAAATGCTGGACAAGGGCGTCATCTGGAATGTTGGCAAGGTGTTCCACAAGGACCGCAAGGTGTTCGAATTCAACCTGCTGCCAGAGGACGGACACAGATATCCGGCCTTCATAAATCTCCAGCAGCCCTATTTCGAAAAATTCCTCGTTGACCGGGTCCGTGCGGCACAGGCCGAGGGCGCACCGATTGATCTGCGCGGCAAAAACCGCGTGGATGCCGTCGAGGTCAAGGACGACCATGTGGTGCTTGACATCACCACGCCTGACGGTCCTTACCGGCTTGAGGCCGAATGGCTGGTCGGATGCGATGGCGCGTCCTCGCCGCTGCGCAAGATGCTGGATCTCGATTTCGAGGGCCGGGTGTTCCAGGACAGCTTCCTGATCGCGGACATCACCATGACGGCGGACTTCCCGACCGAGCGCTGGTTCTGGTTCGAACCTTCCTTCAAGGATTCCGGTGCATCGGCACTGCTGCACAAGCAGCCCGACGGGGTCTGGCGGATTGATTTTCAGATCGGCTGGGACGTTGACCGCAAGGAAGAGCTGAAAAAGGAAAACGTCCGGCGCCGGCTTGATGCCATGCTTGGCCCGGATGTCGAGTATGAACTCGTCTGGACCTCGATCTACACCTTCCAATGCCGCCGGATGAAGAAGTTCCGCCACGGCCGGGTGATCTTCGCCGGCGATGCCGCCCACCAGGTCTCCCCCTTCGGGGCACGGGGTGCCAATTCAGGAATACAGGACGTCGACAACCTGGGCTGGAAGCTCGGACTGGTGCTCCGGGGGCATGCCCCTGAAAGTCTGCTCGACAGCTATGACGAGGAGCGCATTCATGGAGCTGACGAGAACATTCTCAATTCCACCCGCGCGACCGATTTTATCACGCCGAAGTCGAAGGCCAGCCAGATTTTCCGCAATGCGGTGCTTGATCTTGCCGCCGAATATCCTTTCGCCCGGCCGCTTGTGAACTCCGGGCGGCTTTCCGTGCCTTGCATCTATGAAGGGTTGTCACTCACGGGTGCCGATGCGCTGGCGGGCGGCCCGGCGCGCACCCGCCCCGGCGCGCCCTGCCCGGATGCGCCGCTCAATGACGGATATCTGCTTGACCGGCTTGGTGGCGGTTTCATGGTCCTGGCGATCAACACTGATGCCCCGGAAGGGCTCGAGGTTGACGGCATTCCGGTGCGGACAGTTCAGCTCGCATCTGCCGATGACCCGACCGGCAACCTTGCCGCCCGTTACCTGGGTGCGGCCAGTTCGGCTGTCTATCTGGTTCGCCCGGATCAGCATGTGGCCGCAAGATGGAACAGTCTGGACGACAACGCCCTTGCCACAGCCACGCGCCGGGCCTGCGGAAAGGAGCCTGCATGA
- a CDS encoding class II glutamine amidotransferase, with product MCGIVGLFLKDPALEPQLGQLLSDMLITMTDRGPDSAGIAIYGAADNGKAKVTVQSADPDTDFEDLEAALKAADLDAKVTVKSTHAVVEVAAADAARVRPVLASLRPDVRIMGSGDCVEIYKETGLPKDVVACFDVRSMRGTHGIGHTRMATESAVTTLGAHPFSTGSDQCLVHNGSLSNHNNLRRELAREGIAFETQNDSEVAAAYLTAEMAKGKDLGEALTGALDDLDGFFTFVVGTKSGFGVVRDPIACKPAVMAETDQYVAFGSEYRALVNLPGIETARVWEPEPATVYFWDHKNAA from the coding sequence ATGTGCGGAATTGTTGGATTGTTTCTGAAAGACCCGGCGCTTGAGCCGCAACTGGGTCAGTTGCTGTCGGACATGTTGATCACAATGACCGACCGTGGACCTGATTCCGCCGGGATCGCCATCTATGGCGCAGCTGATAACGGCAAAGCCAAGGTGACGGTTCAGTCAGCAGATCCCGACACGGATTTTGAAGATCTGGAGGCTGCACTCAAGGCGGCGGATCTCGACGCCAAGGTCACCGTCAAGAGCACCCATGCGGTGGTCGAAGTGGCTGCGGCCGATGCAGCCCGCGTGCGGCCAGTGCTGGCTTCATTGCGCCCCGATGTGCGCATCATGGGATCCGGTGATTGCGTCGAGATCTACAAGGAAACCGGTCTGCCGAAGGATGTCGTTGCCTGCTTTGACGTGCGCTCGATGCGCGGCACGCACGGCATCGGTCACACGCGGATGGCAACCGAGAGTGCGGTCACAACACTTGGTGCTCACCCTTTCTCGACGGGTTCGGACCAATGCCTTGTCCACAATGGCTCGCTGTCAAACCACAACAATCTTCGCCGCGAACTTGCGCGCGAAGGGATCGCCTTCGAGACCCAGAACGATTCCGAAGTCGCTGCAGCCTATCTGACCGCGGAAATGGCCAAGGGCAAGGATCTCGGCGAAGCGCTGACTGGCGCGCTTGATGATCTCGATGGCTTCTTCACCTTCGTGGTCGGAACCAAGTCGGGCTTCGGCGTTGTGCGCGATCCGATCGCCTGCAAACCTGCGGTTATGGCTGAAACGGACCAGTATGTTGCCTTCGGCTCCGAATACCGGGCGCTGGTCAACCTTCCCGGGATCGAGACCGCCCGGGTCTGGGAGCCGGAACCGGCCACCGTCTATTTCTGGGACCACAAAAATGCAGCTTGA
- a CDS encoding GXGXG domain-containing protein has product MPVFDLSQTPLRDLNSALHGLASGANDVDFEVINPRGHHAVAVGVDSPINITVRGSVGYYCAGMNDGGTITVHGSAGPGVGENMMSGTVVIEGDASQYAGATGHGGLLVIKGNAASRCGISMKGIDIVVYGNIGHMSAFMGQSGHMVVLGDAGEALGDSLYEAKLFVRGSVKSLGADCIEKQMRPEHLQKLAELLEKAGVENVKPEEFKRYGSARKLYTFDIDNADAY; this is encoded by the coding sequence ATGCCCGTTTTCGATTTGTCACAGACGCCCCTGCGTGATCTCAACTCGGCACTTCACGGGCTTGCTTCCGGCGCGAATGATGTCGATTTCGAAGTCATCAACCCGCGCGGTCATCACGCCGTTGCTGTCGGTGTCGACAGCCCAATCAATATCACAGTGCGCGGATCAGTGGGCTACTACTGCGCCGGCATGAATGATGGTGGCACGATCACGGTGCATGGCTCCGCAGGCCCCGGCGTTGGCGAGAACATGATGTCTGGCACGGTTGTCATTGAGGGGGATGCCTCCCAATATGCCGGCGCCACCGGCCATGGCGGACTTCTGGTCATCAAGGGCAATGCGGCATCACGCTGTGGCATCTCGATGAAGGGGATCGACATCGTGGTGTATGGCAATATCGGTCACATGTCGGCCTTCATGGGGCAGTCCGGTCATATGGTGGTGCTCGGCGATGCGGGCGAAGCCTTGGGCGACAGCCTTTACGAGGCAAAGCTGTTCGTGCGCGGCAGCGTGAAGAGCCTTGGCGCCGACTGCATCGAAAAGCAGATGCGGCCCGAGCATCTTCAAAAACTGGCCGAGCTGCTGGAAAAAGCCGGTGTGGAAAATGTGAAGCCGGAAGAATTCAAGCGCTACGGGTCGGCCCGAAAGCTCTACACTTTCGATATCGACAACGCTGACGCCTACTGA
- a CDS encoding DUF2783 domain-containing protein: MSDLITTPNISDPDGFYAELIAAHDGLGDDDSAALNARLVLILANHIGDRAILAKALNAARSSSPSGDPS, encoded by the coding sequence ATGAGCGATCTGATCACCACGCCCAACATTTCCGATCCCGATGGCTTCTACGCCGAGCTTATCGCTGCACATGACGGGCTGGGCGATGACGACAGCGCCGCGCTCAACGCTCGCCTTGTGCTCATTCTTGCCAACCATATCGGGGACCGCGCCATTCTGGCCAAGGCCCTCAATGCCGCTCGCTCGTCCAGCCCCTCAGGAGATCCTTCATGA